The proteins below are encoded in one region of Streptomyces sp. NBC_00490:
- a CDS encoding RNA-guided endonuclease InsQ/TnpB family protein, which yields MAEQVKRAFKYRFYPTGGQAAELSRTFGCVRLVYNKALEERTRAWYGEQRRISYVQSSAALTQWKKTEELAFLAEVSSVPLQQALRHLQTAFGNFFAQRAKYPRYKSRKKSRASAEYTRSAFTWRDGQLTLAKMAGPLDIRWSRPLPEGTEPSTVTVSRDASGRWFVSLLCEDTTAPAPATTAAVGLDAGITSLVTLSTGEKVANPRHEQRDRARLAKAQRELSRKAKGSANREKARRKVARVHARIADRRRDVLHKLSARLVRENQTVVIEDLSVRNLLKNGTLARAISDAAWTDLRSMLEYKCAWYGRELVVIDRFFPSSKLCGNCGTVAAKMPLNVREWTCACGAVHDRDINAARNILAAGLAASACGDGVRPQRESSRTGQSSVKQEPQRATAGIPRL from the coding sequence ATGGCGGAGCAGGTCAAGCGGGCGTTCAAGTACCGCTTTTACCCCACCGGCGGGCAGGCGGCTGAGTTGTCGCGCACGTTCGGCTGTGTCCGCCTCGTCTACAACAAGGCCCTGGAGGAGCGCACGCGGGCCTGGTACGGCGAGCAGCGCCGCATCTCCTATGTGCAGTCCTCGGCCGCGTTGACGCAGTGGAAGAAGACCGAGGAACTCGCTTTTCTGGCGGAGGTGTCCTCGGTTCCGTTGCAGCAGGCGCTGCGCCATTTGCAGACGGCGTTCGGGAACTTCTTCGCCCAGCGTGCGAAGTACCCGCGCTACAAGTCCCGTAAGAAGTCGCGGGCGTCGGCTGAGTACACGCGTAGTGCCTTCACCTGGCGCGACGGACAGCTGACCTTGGCGAAGATGGCCGGCCCCTTGGACATCCGCTGGTCGCGTCCGCTGCCCGAGGGGACGGAGCCGAGCACGGTGACGGTGTCCCGAGACGCGTCGGGCCGCTGGTTCGTGTCCCTGCTGTGCGAGGACACCACCGCCCCGGCCCCCGCCACCACGGCGGCCGTCGGCCTGGACGCCGGGATCACCTCCCTGGTGACCCTGTCCACCGGGGAAAAGGTCGCCAACCCCAGGCATGAGCAGCGGGATCGTGCCCGCCTGGCGAAGGCACAGCGGGAGCTGTCGCGCAAGGCGAAGGGCTCGGCGAACCGCGAGAAGGCCCGCCGCAAGGTCGCCCGGGTGCATGCGCGGATCGCCGACCGGCGCCGCGACGTCCTGCACAAGCTGTCGGCTCGACTCGTCCGCGAGAATCAAACGGTCGTGATCGAGGACCTGAGCGTGCGCAACCTGCTGAAGAACGGCACGCTCGCACGCGCCATCAGTGATGCGGCCTGGACGGACCTGCGTTCCATGCTGGAGTACAAGTGCGCCTGGTACGGGCGCGAGCTGGTCGTGATCGACCGCTTCTTTCCCAGCAGCAAGCTGTGCGGGAACTGCGGCACGGTCGCGGCGAAGATGCCGCTGAACGTCCGCGAATGGACGTGCGCCTGCGGCGCGGTGCATGACCGCGACATCAACGCGGCACGCAACATCCTGGCCGCCGGGCTGGCGGCATCTGCCTGTGGAGACGGTGTAAGACCTCAACGGGAGTCCTCCCGGACGGGGCAGTCGTCGGTGAAGCAGGAACCCCAGCGGGCGACCGCCGGAATCCCCCGCCTTTAG
- a CDS encoding NucA/NucB deoxyribonuclease domain-containing protein: MTYKVIPYVISDPDLVAHPERVIKELNRSGGSLDALGVAPATEDGPSKITKSKAAQGVDAQAEPESYVVDSSRFPAGRIPDDIYDYPTSDQCEDQYDLASRDQGWIKNRYSYCQIHLLVMPAVRCGIFPPRCTTTGVFVSRNRLMGFGKVGGAEHISTSRWADFRLQVGVIQATGPFAESGADLTAEIECEGNYLDDDYPQTDENACFAGLNDEVEKSIGEWRRDGSAHLDLLSQASSPDAAMGEQIGTGVFHIEYDFDLPWYFQFIDTESPEGGMRFDSAWYLQSHKLGSVFDRAVPGMSYTKSDAAVGGVATHLEEARANPAATMPTQADKHLAGGSPGDPIHRLAQAKGDKQSFRYDENRRIVRNFCATRAMQDLKATLPVDQGPYDCDEYPMASTYEGAGRHLFPDEPYGGIQYERHYSARWVNSEVNQEAGRRLGRWYDVDRLLDQDAFYIPIR; the protein is encoded by the coding sequence GTGACGTACAAGGTCATCCCGTATGTGATCTCGGATCCTGATCTGGTGGCCCATCCGGAGAGGGTGATCAAGGAGCTCAACCGCAGTGGTGGGTCGCTCGATGCCCTGGGTGTTGCTCCGGCTACCGAGGACGGGCCGTCGAAGATCACGAAGTCCAAGGCCGCACAGGGCGTCGACGCTCAAGCGGAGCCGGAGTCGTACGTGGTGGATTCCTCGCGGTTCCCTGCGGGCCGGATCCCGGACGACATCTACGACTACCCGACCTCCGACCAGTGCGAGGACCAGTACGACCTGGCCTCGCGCGACCAGGGGTGGATCAAGAACCGGTACTCCTACTGCCAGATCCATCTGCTGGTGATGCCGGCTGTCCGGTGCGGCATCTTCCCGCCCCGATGCACCACCACCGGTGTCTTTGTGTCCCGCAACCGGCTGATGGGCTTCGGCAAGGTCGGCGGCGCGGAACACATCAGCACCTCGCGGTGGGCGGACTTCCGCCTGCAAGTAGGCGTCATCCAGGCCACCGGACCCTTCGCAGAGTCCGGTGCGGACCTCACCGCGGAGATCGAGTGCGAGGGCAACTACCTGGACGACGACTATCCGCAGACCGACGAGAACGCCTGTTTCGCCGGACTGAACGACGAGGTCGAGAAGTCGATCGGTGAATGGCGCCGGGACGGTTCCGCGCACCTGGACCTGCTCTCGCAGGCATCCAGCCCGGATGCAGCCATGGGGGAGCAGATCGGCACCGGCGTCTTCCACATCGAGTACGACTTCGATCTGCCCTGGTACTTCCAGTTCATCGACACCGAGAGCCCCGAAGGCGGCATGCGGTTCGACTCGGCCTGGTATCTGCAGTCCCACAAGCTCGGGTCTGTGTTCGACCGGGCGGTGCCGGGCATGTCCTACACGAAGTCGGATGCGGCAGTCGGCGGCGTCGCCACGCATCTCGAGGAGGCCCGCGCCAACCCGGCGGCCACCATGCCGACCCAGGCAGACAAGCACCTGGCCGGCGGCTCACCCGGTGACCCGATCCACCGTCTGGCCCAGGCCAAGGGGGACAAGCAGAGTTTCCGGTACGACGAAAACCGTCGCATCGTCCGCAACTTCTGCGCGACCAGGGCGATGCAGGACCTCAAGGCAACCCTGCCAGTGGACCAGGGCCCGTACGACTGCGACGAGTACCCGATGGCCTCGACGTACGAAGGCGCGGGGCGGCACCTGTTCCCCGACGAGCCCTACGGTGGCATCCAGTACGAACGCCACTACTCGGCACGGTGGGTCAACAGCGAGGTCAACCAGGAAGCCGGACGACGACTCGGCCGCTGGTACGACGTGGACCGGCTGCTCGACCAGGACGCCTTCTACATACCCATCCGCTGA
- a CDS encoding FkbM family methyltransferase — MGLAYLRSDADRAMGVGTGRVLVRETAGCGRDMALALRTAAGTSKVTAPYWMGRRFLGAAGRPLADDTPLSLSFLTPGQPARVRIRRNQSDLLILWQVFLKRFYELGVHYRLDEDITTLDTIVDLGGNTGLAAAYFTARYRPRTLLSVEPIPQNVAVLRHNAALSGLDWKIEPAAVAGASGTAEFTVSAFWDTCTAVPAVADLRRTRPYRLENVLARPSVRVPALTVDEVLAKHGIGHVDLLKVDIEGSEAEVFSQVQPWMEQVDRIVLEVHDKYIDGETVRSTMRAAGFRQVPPRVPEPAGFNPVELYVKP; from the coding sequence ATGGGACTGGCATACCTGCGCTCGGACGCAGACCGGGCGATGGGCGTCGGCACGGGCCGCGTCCTGGTGCGGGAGACGGCCGGGTGCGGCAGGGACATGGCCCTCGCACTGCGCACCGCAGCGGGGACGAGCAAGGTGACCGCGCCCTACTGGATGGGCCGCCGCTTTCTTGGCGCGGCAGGCCGCCCGCTCGCCGACGACACCCCGCTCTCGCTCAGCTTCCTCACCCCTGGCCAGCCGGCACGCGTGCGCATCCGCAGGAACCAGAGCGATCTGCTGATCCTTTGGCAGGTGTTCCTGAAACGCTTCTACGAACTCGGCGTGCACTACCGCCTCGACGAGGACATCACCACCCTCGACACGATCGTCGACCTCGGCGGCAACACCGGCCTCGCCGCGGCCTACTTCACCGCCCGCTACCGCCCCCGCACCCTGCTGAGCGTGGAGCCGATCCCGCAGAACGTGGCCGTCCTGCGGCACAACGCCGCCCTGTCCGGCCTCGACTGGAAGATCGAGCCCGCGGCCGTGGCCGGGGCGTCCGGTACGGCGGAGTTCACGGTCAGCGCCTTCTGGGACACCTGCACCGCCGTGCCCGCCGTGGCCGACCTGCGCCGCACCCGTCCCTACCGGCTGGAGAACGTGCTGGCCCGGCCGAGCGTACGGGTGCCCGCGCTCACCGTGGACGAGGTGCTCGCCAAACACGGCATCGGCCACGTCGACCTGCTCAAGGTCGACATCGAGGGCAGTGAGGCCGAGGTGTTCAGCCAGGTCCAGCCGTGGATGGAGCAGGTGGACCGGATCGTCCTGGAAGTCCACGACAAGTACATCGACGGCGAAACCGTCCGGAGCACGATGCGCGCGGCGGGCTTCCGCCAGGTACCGCCGCGCGTCCCGGAGCCGGCCGGCTTCAACCCCGTCGAGCTGTACGTGAAGCCGTGA
- a CDS encoding HAD family hydrolase has product MFDCDGTLMDTEPCADAARRALFARRGHIYDDAARACLVGLSVAQGGEVMARLFGHNAAQLAGELAQELLAQVAHGAQPMPGATDLLRRLTGRVPIAVASNGPRVLLDKSLARGGLSRWLPITVSADDVPSPKPHPACYLAACTALGVDPASALAVEDSPVGARAAHAAGMTVLGVGGLTRGPYVHAHVPALDDAALRRWLAGW; this is encoded by the coding sequence GTGTTCGACTGCGATGGCACTCTCATGGACACCGAGCCATGTGCCGACGCCGCACGCAGAGCCCTCTTCGCCCGCCGGGGCCACATCTACGACGATGCGGCCCGCGCCTGCCTTGTCGGTCTGTCCGTGGCCCAGGGCGGGGAGGTGATGGCACGTCTGTTCGGGCACAATGCAGCGCAGTTGGCGGGAGAACTGGCACAGGAACTCCTGGCCCAGGTCGCCCACGGGGCCCAGCCGATGCCCGGTGCCACAGACCTGCTGCGCCGGCTCACCGGCAGGGTGCCGATCGCGGTGGCCAGCAACGGGCCTCGCGTTCTCCTGGACAAGTCGCTGGCCCGCGGCGGTCTGTCCCGATGGCTGCCGATCACAGTCTCGGCGGACGATGTTCCCTCGCCCAAGCCGCACCCCGCCTGCTACCTCGCCGCCTGCACGGCACTCGGCGTCGACCCGGCGAGCGCCCTGGCTGTCGAGGACTCCCCGGTCGGCGCCCGTGCGGCCCACGCCGCCGGGATGACCGTGCTCGGCGTCGGCGGCCTGACCCGCGGACCGTACGTACACGCTCACGTACCCGCCCTCGACGATGCCGCGCTGCGGCGCTGGCTCGCCGGGTGGTGA
- a CDS encoding DUF4383 domain-containing protein — translation MQLRDELPVDHKLATVYRYGAAFCGTVLLVFGILGFADQLSPFGTDGDTIAGMTTNGVLSLISVIVGLALIAGGVIGGNFASTLNMTVGTLFLLSGFWHIFVLDKDANFLDFGLTNVMFSFIMGLVILTFGMYGRVTSRLSHDNPYWRRRHPRQAAEESLARRRRAAAAIGSADIPAAALPGTTTDGTGG, via the coding sequence ATGCAACTTCGCGACGAACTGCCGGTCGATCACAAGCTCGCCACCGTCTACCGCTACGGCGCCGCGTTCTGCGGCACGGTCCTGCTGGTCTTCGGCATCCTCGGCTTCGCCGACCAACTCAGCCCGTTCGGCACCGACGGCGACACCATCGCCGGCATGACGACCAATGGCGTCCTCAGCCTCATCTCCGTCATCGTCGGCCTCGCGCTGATCGCAGGCGGCGTCATCGGCGGCAACTTCGCGTCAACGCTCAACATGACGGTCGGGACCCTCTTCCTGCTCAGCGGTTTCTGGCACATCTTCGTCCTGGACAAGGACGCGAACTTCCTCGACTTCGGCCTGACCAACGTCATGTTCAGCTTCATCATGGGCCTGGTGATCCTGACCTTCGGCATGTACGGCCGAGTCACCAGCAGGCTGTCCCACGACAACCCGTACTGGCGCCGCCGCCACCCGCGCCAGGCCGCCGAGGAGTCCCTGGCGCGCCGGCGCCGTGCCGCAGCAGCGATCGGCTCCGCCGACATCCCGGCCGCAGCACTCCCCGGCACGACTACCGACGGCACGGGCGGCTGA
- a CDS encoding DUF2945 domain-containing protein, protein MTKDDSQGKSLRKGDQVTWRSHGNEATGKVEKKITGRTKAAGRTVDASPDEPQYKVRSDKSGRSAVHKPSALKKRGK, encoded by the coding sequence ATGACCAAGGACGACAGCCAGGGCAAGAGCCTGCGCAAAGGCGACCAGGTCACCTGGCGCAGTCACGGGAACGAAGCGACCGGCAAGGTCGAGAAGAAGATCACCGGTCGCACCAAGGCCGCCGGACGGACGGTGGACGCCTCGCCCGACGAGCCGCAGTACAAGGTGCGCAGCGACAAGTCCGGACGATCCGCCGTCCACAAGCCGTCCGCTCTCAAAAAACGGGGGAAGTGA
- a CDS encoding DUF5914 domain-containing protein produces MRPVHSVGPAEPDGPVRPVRRARYPLSLRRNAVAWERQRPTWREARPAVIADALKRAQAQPSGNWYVAGATGDVHDDRPLARTIAGQEVVIWRDATGQLVAGPGICPHLGAPLRDSPVRCGTLVCHWHGLGLRGTAFAGWEPLPVHDDGLLVWVRLDDVGGEPPLDAPVVPARPALAGAVSAVYVGFGTCEPEDVVANRLDPWHGAWFHPYSFVDLTVVSSTPRKQGHADPPKREPGASDKTGPADEDGFTVDVSFKVAGRLVVPVRAVFTAPEPRTVLMRITQGEGAGSVVETHATPLGPDEHGRPRTAVVEAVVAASDRPGFAMARRMTPLLRPLMRAAAGRLWRDDLAYAERRWQLRSTGRFPG; encoded by the coding sequence ATCCGCCCTGTCCATTCAGTCGGCCCCGCCGAGCCCGACGGGCCTGTCCGCCCCGTCCGGCGCGCGCGGTATCCCTTGTCGCTGCGCCGGAACGCCGTCGCCTGGGAGCGCCAGCGCCCGACCTGGCGCGAAGCGCGCCCCGCCGTCATCGCCGACGCCCTGAAGCGCGCCCAGGCGCAGCCGTCCGGCAACTGGTACGTCGCAGGGGCCACCGGCGACGTACACGACGACCGCCCGCTGGCCCGGACGATCGCGGGACAGGAGGTCGTCATCTGGCGCGACGCCACGGGACAGCTGGTCGCCGGACCGGGCATCTGCCCTCACCTGGGCGCACCGCTGCGCGACAGCCCGGTGCGCTGCGGCACCCTTGTCTGCCACTGGCACGGGCTCGGCCTGCGGGGCACCGCGTTCGCGGGCTGGGAGCCCCTGCCGGTGCACGACGACGGGCTCCTGGTGTGGGTGCGCCTGGACGACGTCGGTGGCGAGCCGCCCCTGGACGCACCCGTGGTGCCCGCGCGGCCCGCACTGGCGGGAGCGGTGTCGGCGGTGTACGTCGGCTTCGGTACCTGCGAACCCGAGGACGTCGTGGCCAACCGTCTCGACCCCTGGCACGGCGCCTGGTTCCACCCGTACTCCTTCGTCGACCTGACCGTCGTGTCCTCAACACCCAGGAAGCAGGGGCACGCGGATCCCCCGAAGCGCGAGCCCGGCGCCTCGGACAAAACCGGTCCGGCGGACGAGGACGGTTTCACCGTCGACGTGTCCTTCAAGGTCGCCGGGCGACTCGTCGTACCGGTACGCGCCGTGTTCACCGCTCCCGAACCACGCACGGTCCTCATGCGGATCACCCAGGGCGAAGGCGCGGGATCAGTGGTCGAGACACACGCCACCCCACTCGGCCCCGACGAGCACGGCAGGCCCAGGACAGCGGTGGTGGAAGCCGTGGTGGCGGCGTCCGATCGCCCCGGATTCGCCATGGCCCGCCGGATGACACCGCTGCTGCGCCCCCTGATGAGAGCCGCCGCCGGGCGACTGTGGCGCGACGATCTCGCGTACGCGGAACGACGCTGGCAACTCCGCTCCACCGGCCGCTTCCCCGGCTGA